The Halorussus rarus genome includes the window CGCCGCCCTCACCCTGAATCGGCTCGACCCAGATGCCGGCGGGGTTGGCGAGCCCGCCATAGGGGTCCTCGAGGATGGAGCGGACGTCCGCGAGCGACCGTTTCATCGCTTCCTCCTCGCTCACATCGTGCCTGAAGGCGTAGGGGTACTGGGCGTACTGGACGTCGCTCAGCAGCGGCGTGTACTCGCGCTTGAACTTCTTGGCGCCGGTCAGGCTGAGCGCGCCCGAGGTCGCGCCGTGGTACGACCCCCGGAACGCGACGAGGCCGTCGCCGCCGGTGTTGTACTTCGCGAGTTTGATGGTGGCCTCGATGGCGTCGCTCCCGGTCGGCCCGCCGAACACGACGCGGTTGTTCCCCGAGAGGTCGCCCGGCGCGATCTCCCCGAGCTTCTCGATGAGGTCGAGGCGGGGTTCGGTCGGGAAGTCGATGGAGTGGACCAACTGTTCGGTCTGGTCGTTCACCGCGTCGACCACGTAGGGGTTCGAGTGGCCAACGTTGAGGACGCCGATGCCGGCGAAGAAGTCGAGGTACGTGTTCCCGTCGACGTCGCGGAGGGTCGCGCCTCGGCCCTCCTCGAAGGCTATCGGGACTCGGTCGGGATAGGCGACCGCGCTGCTGTCGAGTTCGCGCTGTCGGTCGAGTAGTTCCCTCGAGTTCGGTCCGGGGACCGACTCGACGCTCGGCGCCTCGTCGAAGTGCAGGTCGTGTATCGGTGGTGCGTCCCCCATAGGACAACGTGTGGTAATCACACGCATATATGTTCGCTAATGTAGCATTTCAGATAGTCCAGACGTGCATCGCGGCGGAGCACGCCGTACCGTATCCCGATTGCTCCGCAGGAGATACCAGTCGCGCCTGGAACACCCGAACTACCGTGCAGCGCGCACTCGGAGTGCGTCGCGCTTTGACCAGGCCGGGACCAGAAAGTATTCAAGGACTACCGAGATCTTATTACTCATGTCTCCGGTGGGTGACCAAGGGAGAGAACCGCAGCCGATACACCTGCTCGCGTCCGCCGGTCGAGTCGCGGCCCGGGCAGGCAACGTGACCGCGAAAAGGAGGCGACGACCGTGAACCTCGACAGCGAGATGCTCCACCAGCTCGGCGGCATCACGGGGATCGGGTGGACGGCGTCGGTGCTCGGATACGCCACCACGGTCGTCGGCTACGGGAGCGGGTACCTCTCGCGGCTGGCCACCGAGCCCCACTCGTTCCTCTACGCCGGCGGCGTCCTCTTCCTGGCGACGCTCGGCCTCGACCGGCTGGCGAAGTCCGACGCCGACGAGTGAGGCCACCCGCGCTCGCGGCATGCGAGACTGCGCACCCCGTTTCGTCCAGCCCCTTTTAGAGAGGTAGCTTCTCCTATCTCCACCTCCATGGCGTTCCATGGACCACGTAACTGCGCTGGAGTGTACGCTCTGCGGAGACCGATACGACCCCGGAGAGATCATCTACACCTGCCCGAACCACCCCGGCGTGAAGGGGATTCTCGACGTCCGGTACGATTACGACCGTATCGCCGACCGGTTCGACGAACCCCTCGACGGTGGTATCGACTC containing:
- a CDS encoding aspartate aminotransferase family protein encodes the protein MGDAPPIHDLHFDEAPSVESVPGPNSRELLDRQRELDSSAVAYPDRVPIAFEEGRGATLRDVDGNTYLDFFAGIGVLNVGHSNPYVVDAVNDQTEQLVHSIDFPTEPRLDLIEKLGEIAPGDLSGNNRVVFGGPTGSDAIEATIKLAKYNTGGDGLVAFRGSYHGATSGALSLTGAKKFKREYTPLLSDVQYAQYPYAFRHDVSEEEAMKRSLADVRSILEDPYGGLANPAGIWVEPIQGEGGVVAPPEGFLPRLKEIAEDNDVPLIVDEIQTGFGRTGQWFASDWEGVTPDVMPMAKAIGGIGLPLSATMYREKYDTWEAGGHVGTYRGNLPAMRAGVRAIEYIDRRNLLEHAREVGEYIRTRLREVAEGSPHLADVRGKGMFVGAEFVDADGDPWKETVLDVQTTCYENGVLVWTAGRHGNVLRIIPPLVLTREQAETGMDIVTDAIAVATDAQ